The Anaerobaca lacustris genome segment GCTGCCGACGTCCATTGCCCGTAACATAGCAGTTCGGCAGTCCAGCCGCAACGACCGACCGGAATCGCTGCATTTTATCACCTCGCGGATTGACCGACCGTTAGAATCAAATTATTGTCACAGGGTGGCCCGGACCCCGGTCAAGTTGCAGGTCCACTGCCAAACGTCGGCTGGAAGTGCCTGTGCCACATGACGTTCTTCTTGGAGAAGTCGTAGCATGGACGAAACCGATCCGCTGTTTGTCACCATCGACAAGCTCATCCGGATCTCACGGCTCAAGGAGATCGAGTTCATCATGGGCAGCGATCAGACCGACCGGATCTATGAGATCCGCACGGCGCTGCGCCGTCTGGAACCGGGACACTACCTGCTGGGCACCGGACCATCCACCGCAGGGATCATCTCCCTGGACGCCCAGGACATCGTGCTCGGTCGCCCCTCCACCGTTCTGGAGCCTCCGTCGGCATCGGCACCCGACTACTGGGCCATCGATACGCTCTTTTTCGTGCCGCGGGAGGTCTCGCGGAACCACGCCCGGGTGACGCTGCGAGTCACCGACGGCGGCCCCCGCCGCGTCGTGTGCGACCTGAGCAGCACGTGCGGCACGTTCGTCAACGACACGCAGGTGGACCCGCACGGTCCGGGGATTATCCTCAAGCACGGGGACATCCTCAGTCTCGGACCCTCGCGCATCAGCACGTACATCTACTACGAAGTGCCTTGACCCACGCGCCGCTTCACGCACCTCGCATGACACCCTCACGTCGCCGTCGCTGCGCGGCATCCGCTTCGGCAATATGCTGCTCGTGCGTCTTCAGATCGAACTCCTTGAGGATATCGGCAACGCGCACGTCGCGATCCAGGCTCTCGATGATCGTCCATTCCTCCTCGTGAAACGTGCGGATCGAGACCTTGCGGCCGTACTTCGCCTGGATCTCAGGGAACCGCCGGCAGAATGGCCAGGAATGCAGAAACGCCTTTTCCAGATTCACCGGAGCGCAGACCCAATCGGCGTACTGTCCCGTGCCGGCGATCGCACGGCCGTCGATGTCACAGATCTTCGTCGTGCCCTTCCACGTGCTCGATACGACGCAGTACTTGTTCTCCCACGCCTTCGTGTTGACCATCGCACCGCCCCCGAACGCCGACGGCCAGAACACCAGTTCGGCGCCCGCCTCGCGCAGCTTTCGCCAGCCGTCGGACCACGCGATATCGAAGCAGATCTGCGCTCCAAGCACACCGATATCCGTCTTGAAGACGGGCGGATCTGGCGTGCCCGGCGAAACGCCATTGTCAAGTTCTCCAACAGTCGGATGCATCTTGTGATACTGTCCGATGTACCGGCCGTGGCGGTCGATGAAGACGGCCGCGTTGTAGTATCGGCCGTCGGCGACCGTCTGGATCGGACAGACAACGTAACACTTGTGCTTCTCGGCAAACTGGGCGAACGGACGCGAAAACGGCCCAATGGGCTCCTCTGACGATTCCGCCAGCGACGGCGCCGGGCCCGTCAGGTGAGCAAACGGAAACACCTCCGGCAGACAGATGATGTCGGGCCCGAACGGGACCACCTCGTTCATCCGGGCCAGCACCCTCTTCGTCATCTCTTTCGGGTTGGCGGCCCGCAGACCGCTGAGCGACACGCTCGCAATCCACACCTCCCGGGGCAGGCGCTGTCCCTTCGGCACCCCCCCCATCGGCCCTGGTGCGGCCCGGAGCCGACCGGCCGCCATGCCCAGACCCAGACCGACCGATGCCGTCTCGAGGAAATGCCGCCGCGTCCATCCAGCCCTGCGTTCGTCCATCGCTGCCATCCTTTCTCCCGCTGTGTCCGGCCCCGAGGTACGTCGGAATCGGGCAGGTCCATGTCACTGCCCTGCCGAACCCGACGCCTCAACAAAGATTCGTGCGATCCAGCTTGACCTTGCCGCCTCGTGCGGTATAATAGTCTATGTTCGTTCCTGGGTCCAGGAGTGAGGTGATCCGGGGCCGGGGAAAAGAGACTGGAGGAGCAGTGCGTAGGAGGGACGAGGATCTGTTCTGGATTTCGTGCGACATGCGGGAGCGTCGGCGTGGCACGTGCCGTTCATTCGCATCTCGGTTGCACCGGAGACGATCCGCCATCCTTTGAATCAGACCGTGAGAATCCGTGCCGGAAGAGAAAAGGGAGACACACATGAAGACGAGCAGTGGGAGCGGGACCCCGGCGGCGATGGCCAGAGCGGCGATGGTGTTACTGTGGACAATCGCGACGCTGTCGGCGGCCGAAACGACGACACAGCCCTCGGAAGAGGCAAGTCCCGGAGTGCGGGGCTCGCGCCCGCCTGAGGACCTGAGATATGTCCCGGGCGAGGTCCTGGTCCGGCTTAAGGCCGACCCGACCGCGGTGAGCGAGGCGGTCGCCCTCAAGGACGAGATCGTCCTGCAACGTCTCCAGAAGCGTCATCGACTCGCGATCCAAGGATCGGTGTTCCACGGCGTCGGCGCCAGGGACGGATCGCGGACACGTCCCGCACGCCCGTTTCACCTGCTCAGGACGGAGGGCGATGTCCGAACGCTCTGCGCCGAGCTTCGCAACGACCCCGAGGTGGAATCCGCCCAGCCGAACTACATCTATCACCCCTGCCGGGTGCCGAACGACCCGGATTTCGCCGATCAGTACGCCCATCAGATGATTCAGATGACCAAGGCCTGGGACATCTCAACCGGCAGCCGCGACGTCGTGGTGGCGGTACTCGGCACGGGCG includes the following:
- a CDS encoding carbon-nitrogen hydrolase family protein, with amino-acid sequence MDERRAGWTRRHFLETASVGLGLGMAAGRLRAAPGPMGGVPKGQRLPREVWIASVSLSGLRAANPKEMTKRVLARMNEVVPFGPDIICLPEVFPFAHLTGPAPSLAESSEEPIGPFSRPFAQFAEKHKCYVVCPIQTVADGRYYNAAVFIDRHGRYIGQYHKMHPTVGELDNGVSPGTPDPPVFKTDIGVLGAQICFDIAWSDGWRKLREAGAELVFWPSAFGGGAMVNTKAWENKYCVVSSTWKGTTKICDIDGRAIAGTGQYADWVCAPVNLEKAFLHSWPFCRRFPEIQAKYGRKVSIRTFHEEEWTIIESLDRDVRVADILKEFDLKTHEQHIAEADAAQRRRREGVMRGA
- a CDS encoding FHA domain-containing protein, whose translation is MDETDPLFVTIDKLIRISRLKEIEFIMGSDQTDRIYEIRTALRRLEPGHYLLGTGPSTAGIISLDAQDIVLGRPSTVLEPPSASAPDYWAIDTLFFVPREVSRNHARVTLRVTDGGPRRVVCDLSSTCGTFVNDTQVDPHGPGIILKHGDILSLGPSRISTYIYYEVP